In Nicotiana tabacum cultivar K326 chromosome 11, ASM71507v2, whole genome shotgun sequence, a single window of DNA contains:
- the LOC107803586 gene encoding glucosamine inositolphosphorylceramide transferase 1 isoform X1, with translation MGSNPIVVSGSSAHRTTRPNNNKNKNNNDPCVSSSAFVFLIGSFIILGSICGLYVRFLMTPNVHAGLSAIGCKEDDEGSWSIGVFYGDSPFSLKPIEDMNIWRNKSAAWPVANPVITCASASVAGFSSNFVADPFLYVQGNVLYMFFETKNSITMQGDIGVARSTDKGASWEQLGIALDEGWHLSYPYVFDYNGNIYMMPEGRAKGQLRLYRAVKFPMEWTLEKIIMKKPLVDSFIIPHDGKYWLFGSDHRGIGTEYNGQLEIWYSTSPLGPWKPHKKNPIYNTDKSMGARNGGRPFLFDGFLYRVGQDDGETYGRRIRLFKVDVLTTNVFKEVEVPLGLKASIKGRNAWNGARSHHLDVQRLSSGEWIGVTDGDRVPSGDASRRFNLGCASVLSVAALVILFGMLLGAVRGLVPLSWCPHDFGKRSDASLDWEQSNLISSRMRLFCSHLNRASSSLRTRIKPNTCSGSSVLALTFLVIVVLMCTGVKYIYGGSGAHEAYPLHGQYSQFTLLTMTYDARLWNLKMYVKHYSRCSSVREIVVVWNKGQPPELSEFDSAVPVRIRVEEKNSLNNRFKVDPSIKTRSVLELDDDIMMPCDDVERGFKVWREHPERIVGFYPRLANGSPLKYRAETHARKHNGYNMILTGAAFIDSKMAFEMYWSKEAAAGREIVDNLFNCEDVLLNFLYANASSSKTVEYVKPAWAIDTSKFSGVAISGNTQTHYALRSSCLEKFSDMYGSISNRKSEFNHRMDGWDV, from the exons ATGGGTTCAAACCCAATCGTAGTTTCCGGCTCCTCAGCCCACAGGACGACCCgacccaacaacaacaagaacaagaacaaCAACGATCCATGTGTTAGCTCTTCAGCGTTTGTGTTTTTAATTGGTTCATTCAtcattttgggttcaatttgtggGCTTTATGTTCGGTTTTTGATGACCCCAAATGTCCACGCTGGACTCTCCGCCATTGGATGTAAAGAGGATGATGAGGGTTCATGGTCCATTGGTGTTTTTTATGGTGATTCCCCTTTTTCACTCAAACCTATTGAAGAT ATGAATATATGGAGGAATAAGAGTGCGGCATGGCCAGTAGCCAATCCTGTTATCACCTGTGCTTCAGCCTCTGTGGCTGGTTTTTCCAGTAATTTTGTCGCTGACCCCTTTCTTTATGTTCAG GGAAATGTCCTTTATATGTTCTTTGAAACAAAGAATTCAATCACAATGCAAGGGGATATTGGAGTTGCAAGAAGTACTGACAAGGGAGCATCATGGGAGCAGTTAGGTATAGCTTTGGATGAAGGCTGGCATCTGTCCTATCCTTATGTCTTTGACTATAATGGCAAT ATCTATATGATGCCTGAGGGCAGAGCAAAAGGACAACTTCGTCTTTATCGAGCTGTAAAATTTCCCATGGAATGGACATTGGAAAAAATCATAATGAAAAAGCCTCTTGTTGATTCATTTATAATTCCACATGATGGGAAATACTGGCTTTTTGGTTCTGATCATAGAGGTATTGGTACAGAGTATAATGGTCAGTTAGAGATCTGGTACAGCACCTCACCACTTGGTCCTTGGAAACCACATAAGAAAAATCCTATCTATAACACAGATAAGAGCATGGGAGCCCGAAATGGAGGTAGACCCTTTTTATTTGATGGTTTTCTTTATCGTGTTGGCCAAGATGATGGTGAAACATATGGACGGAGAATACGTCTCTTCAAAGTAGACGTTTTAACCACTAATGTGTTCAAAGAAGTTGAAGTCCCGTTGGGCCTTAAAGCCTCAATTAAGGGACGAAATGCCTGGAATGGCGCCCGCAGCCATCACCTTGATGTGCAGCGACTAAGCTCTGGAGAGTGGATTGGAGTTACGGATGGGGACCGAGTGCCTTCGGGAGATGCAAGTCGACGGTTTAATTTAGGCTGTGCATCAGTTTTAAGTGTTGCAGCCCTGGttatattgtttggtatgttacTTGGAGCTGTTAGAGGTTTAGTTCCACTAAGTTGGTGCCCACACGATTTTGGAAAGAGGAGTGATGCATCGTTGGATTGGGAACAGTCAAACTTAATTTCTTCTAGAATGAGACTATTCTGCAGCCACTTGAATAGAGCAAGCTCATCTCTCCGTACCAGAATAAAACCAAACACTTGCAGTGGAAGCTCGGTTCTAGCTTTAACATTTTTAGTAATAGTGGTGTTAATGTGTACTGGAGTTAAAtacatatatggaggcagtggcGCACATGAAGCTTACCCCTTGCATGGTCAGTATTCTCAGTTCACTTTATTAACAATGACCTATGATGCTCGGCTTTGGAATCTTAAAATGTATGTCAAGCATTACTCAAGGTGCTCTTCAGTGCGTGAGATTGTTGTTGTGTGGAACAAAGGACAACCTCCAGAATTGAGTGAGTTTGATTCTGCAGTGCCGGTGAGGATTAGAGTAGAGGAAAAAAACTCACTGAATAATCGGTTCAAGGTTGACCCTTCCATAAAGACAAGATCTGTTCTTGAGCTCGACGATGACATTATGATGCCCTGTGATGACGTTGAGCGAGGATTTAAGGTATGGCGTGAGCATCCTGAACGAATTGTAGGTTTTTACCCCCGACTGGCAAATGGAAGCCCTTTGAAATACAGGGCCGAGACTCATGCTCGGAAGCACAATGGATATAATATGATTCTAACTGGAGCGGCCTTCATTGATAGTAAAATGGCTTTTGAAATGTACTGGAGCAAAGAGGCTGCAGCAGGTAGGGAAATAGTAGACAATCTTTTTAATTGCGAGGATGTGCTGTTAAACTTCTTGTATGCAAACGCAAGCTCTTCAAAGACAGTTGAATATGTGAAACCCGCATGGGCAATTGATACTTCAAAGTTTTCTGGTGTCGCAATTAGTGGAAATACGCAAACTCACTATGCCCTTCGAAGCAGTTGCCTTGAAAAGTTCTCTGACATGTATGGGAGCATAAGCAATCGGAAGTCAGAGTTTAACCACCGAATGGATGGTTGGGATGTATAG
- the LOC107803586 gene encoding glucosamine inositolphosphorylceramide transferase 1 isoform X2, with translation MTFVSGNFWQMNIWRNKSAAWPVANPVITCASASVAGFSSNFVADPFLYVQGNVLYMFFETKNSITMQGDIGVARSTDKGASWEQLGIALDEGWHLSYPYVFDYNGNIYMMPEGRAKGQLRLYRAVKFPMEWTLEKIIMKKPLVDSFIIPHDGKYWLFGSDHRGIGTEYNGQLEIWYSTSPLGPWKPHKKNPIYNTDKSMGARNGGRPFLFDGFLYRVGQDDGETYGRRIRLFKVDVLTTNVFKEVEVPLGLKASIKGRNAWNGARSHHLDVQRLSSGEWIGVTDGDRVPSGDASRRFNLGCASVLSVAALVILFGMLLGAVRGLVPLSWCPHDFGKRSDASLDWEQSNLISSRMRLFCSHLNRASSSLRTRIKPNTCSGSSVLALTFLVIVVLMCTGVKYIYGGSGAHEAYPLHGQYSQFTLLTMTYDARLWNLKMYVKHYSRCSSVREIVVVWNKGQPPELSEFDSAVPVRIRVEEKNSLNNRFKVDPSIKTRSVLELDDDIMMPCDDVERGFKVWREHPERIVGFYPRLANGSPLKYRAETHARKHNGYNMILTGAAFIDSKMAFEMYWSKEAAAGREIVDNLFNCEDVLLNFLYANASSSKTVEYVKPAWAIDTSKFSGVAISGNTQTHYALRSSCLEKFSDMYGSISNRKSEFNHRMDGWDV, from the exons ATGACTTTTGTGTCTGGAAATTTCTGGCAGATGAATATATGGAGGAATAAGAGTGCGGCATGGCCAGTAGCCAATCCTGTTATCACCTGTGCTTCAGCCTCTGTGGCTGGTTTTTCCAGTAATTTTGTCGCTGACCCCTTTCTTTATGTTCAG GGAAATGTCCTTTATATGTTCTTTGAAACAAAGAATTCAATCACAATGCAAGGGGATATTGGAGTTGCAAGAAGTACTGACAAGGGAGCATCATGGGAGCAGTTAGGTATAGCTTTGGATGAAGGCTGGCATCTGTCCTATCCTTATGTCTTTGACTATAATGGCAAT ATCTATATGATGCCTGAGGGCAGAGCAAAAGGACAACTTCGTCTTTATCGAGCTGTAAAATTTCCCATGGAATGGACATTGGAAAAAATCATAATGAAAAAGCCTCTTGTTGATTCATTTATAATTCCACATGATGGGAAATACTGGCTTTTTGGTTCTGATCATAGAGGTATTGGTACAGAGTATAATGGTCAGTTAGAGATCTGGTACAGCACCTCACCACTTGGTCCTTGGAAACCACATAAGAAAAATCCTATCTATAACACAGATAAGAGCATGGGAGCCCGAAATGGAGGTAGACCCTTTTTATTTGATGGTTTTCTTTATCGTGTTGGCCAAGATGATGGTGAAACATATGGACGGAGAATACGTCTCTTCAAAGTAGACGTTTTAACCACTAATGTGTTCAAAGAAGTTGAAGTCCCGTTGGGCCTTAAAGCCTCAATTAAGGGACGAAATGCCTGGAATGGCGCCCGCAGCCATCACCTTGATGTGCAGCGACTAAGCTCTGGAGAGTGGATTGGAGTTACGGATGGGGACCGAGTGCCTTCGGGAGATGCAAGTCGACGGTTTAATTTAGGCTGTGCATCAGTTTTAAGTGTTGCAGCCCTGGttatattgtttggtatgttacTTGGAGCTGTTAGAGGTTTAGTTCCACTAAGTTGGTGCCCACACGATTTTGGAAAGAGGAGTGATGCATCGTTGGATTGGGAACAGTCAAACTTAATTTCTTCTAGAATGAGACTATTCTGCAGCCACTTGAATAGAGCAAGCTCATCTCTCCGTACCAGAATAAAACCAAACACTTGCAGTGGAAGCTCGGTTCTAGCTTTAACATTTTTAGTAATAGTGGTGTTAATGTGTACTGGAGTTAAAtacatatatggaggcagtggcGCACATGAAGCTTACCCCTTGCATGGTCAGTATTCTCAGTTCACTTTATTAACAATGACCTATGATGCTCGGCTTTGGAATCTTAAAATGTATGTCAAGCATTACTCAAGGTGCTCTTCAGTGCGTGAGATTGTTGTTGTGTGGAACAAAGGACAACCTCCAGAATTGAGTGAGTTTGATTCTGCAGTGCCGGTGAGGATTAGAGTAGAGGAAAAAAACTCACTGAATAATCGGTTCAAGGTTGACCCTTCCATAAAGACAAGATCTGTTCTTGAGCTCGACGATGACATTATGATGCCCTGTGATGACGTTGAGCGAGGATTTAAGGTATGGCGTGAGCATCCTGAACGAATTGTAGGTTTTTACCCCCGACTGGCAAATGGAAGCCCTTTGAAATACAGGGCCGAGACTCATGCTCGGAAGCACAATGGATATAATATGATTCTAACTGGAGCGGCCTTCATTGATAGTAAAATGGCTTTTGAAATGTACTGGAGCAAAGAGGCTGCAGCAGGTAGGGAAATAGTAGACAATCTTTTTAATTGCGAGGATGTGCTGTTAAACTTCTTGTATGCAAACGCAAGCTCTTCAAAGACAGTTGAATATGTGAAACCCGCATGGGCAATTGATACTTCAAAGTTTTCTGGTGTCGCAATTAGTGGAAATACGCAAACTCACTATGCCCTTCGAAGCAGTTGCCTTGAAAAGTTCTCTGACATGTATGGGAGCATAAGCAATCGGAAGTCAGAGTTTAACCACCGAATGGATGGTTGGGATGTATAG